One window of Penaeus chinensis breed Huanghai No. 1 chromosome 34, ASM1920278v2, whole genome shotgun sequence genomic DNA carries:
- the LOC125043785 gene encoding zinc finger RNA-binding protein-like isoform X1 codes for MYWSGLSAAANAAAAYQTGQTGYPVGHTPTGTYTTQRAAGSTYDTGYQTAAAAAAATHSTAAGTYPSGAASTTYDYGYGRTTQTAAAAAAAAYDSTKTYYAQPSTATAYTAADTHYQNVLSADKAAYTNTSAYTTTSRQTTPVATPKTSYAGAYPGAAAAAATATYNTSAYAAQTTTTNKGDFYDLVVNSRCPGPRFVVAMTYVPDGHDLRTRGSYEAATLYMQQTTQPAAAAAAVKPAANTWQTFKKASTVQGKTQKPKAPPKPQQLHYCDVCKISCAGPQTYREHLEGQKHKKKEAAAKAGPTPSRHGASLRCELCDVTCTGADAYAAHIRGAKHQKVVKLHQKLGKPIPSTDPVVVGGTTKTSTTTAGSTVGAKTTTSGGTASTTGVLTTADGKKDDLKDDLLDLKEKDVEPVGQEYIEEIKNEEGKVISFNCKLCECRFNDPNAKEMHMKGRRHRLQYKKKVNPELVVEVKPSLRQRKLQEEKLRRQQPGSHQLREEMWRRREEERLLEEEERWYWEERRRYEEECEYLDWCRRYPRGPPGPPPMMPPGMPRPPFMPGMPPMMPMRRPDSSDDRHVLAKHADIYPKEEELGAIQKIVSNTEKALKMVSDYLAEVDAPKEQQVKPKIKKEKEKEEEAKEGEDKKDGEKKEDGPPRMLKGVMRVGILAKGLLLRGDTSVQLVVLCGDKPTRTLLDRVADNLPKQLAVVAPEDKYDIQRVVEEAALVVQNIGDQRISVNVTLTSPIMREQLLHEGDSQVTAAKDPPDVLDKQKCLDALAALRHAKWFQARANGLQSCVMVIRILRDLCQRVPTWGPLNSWQAMELMCEKVIASAGQHLSPGDALRRVFEALASGLLLPGSPGLLDPCEKDPVDAASSLSAQEREDITASAQHALRLIAFRQIHKVLGMDPIPPPKFQRGGRFTRKRRRDNSSGEGNDSEGELDGGDGKKDKKEDGEESKMEMDKETK; via the exons ATGTACTGGAGTGGTCTCAG TGCTGCTGCCAATGCGGCAGCAGCTTATCAAACTGGACAGACCGGCTACCCAGTTGGTCACACTCCTACTGGTACATACACCACCCAGCGTGCAGCAGGGTCAACTTATGACACTGGGTATCAgactgcagcagcagcagcagcagcaacccaCTCGACAGCAGCGGGTACCTACCCAAGTGGTGCCGCCTCAACCACTTATGACTATGGTTATGGCCGAACCACTCAGACAGCAGCTGCTGCAGCAGCTGCGGCCTATGACTCTACCAAGACTTACTACGCACAACCATCAACTGCAACTGCTTATACTGCTGCTGACACACATTACCAAA ATGTTTTGTCTGCAGACAAAGCTGCCTATACAAATACCAGTGCGTATACAACTACTTCGCGGCAAACTACTCCTGTGGCTACCCCTAAGACAAGCTATGCTGGAGCATATCCTGGAGCTGCAGCAGCTGCTGCCACAGCCACCTACAACACCTCTGCATATGCAGCACAAACTACTACCACCAATAAAGGTGACTTTTATGATTTAGTAG TAAACAGCAGATGTCCTGGGCCTCGCTTCGTCGTCGCAATGACCTACGTACCGGATGGCCATGACCTACGTACCCGAGGGTCTTACGAAG CTGCCACACTATACATGCAGCAGACTACACAGCctgctgctgcagctgctgctGTTAAGCCAGCTGCCAACACTTGGCAAACTTTCAAGAAGGCCAGTACAGTTCAGGGCAAGACCCAGAAACCCAAGGCACCCCCAAAACCTCAGCAACTGCATTACTGTGATGTTTGTAAAATAAGTTGTGCTGGGCCTCAGACCTACAGGGAGCACTTAGAAGGTCAAAAGCACAAGAAAAAGGAAGCGGCAGCCAAGGCAGGGCCAACACCCTCACGCCACGGGGCATCCCTCCGCTGCGAACTTTGTGATGTCACTTGCACAGGGGCTGATGCCTATGCTGCTCATATTCGTGGTGCTAAGCATCAGAAG GTTGTGAAATTGCACCAGAAGTTGGGAAAACCAATTCCCTCAACTGATCCAGTTGTGGTTGGAGGTACCACAAAAACCTCAACCACCACAGCTGGCTCAACAGTAGGTGCTAAAACAACTACTAGCGGTGGCACTGCATCTACCACTGGTGTTCTCACAACTGCAGATGGGAAGAAGGATGATCTCAAGGATGATTTACTTGATCTGAAGGAGAAGGATGTAGAACCTGTTGGTCAGGAATATattgaagaaataaagaatgaggaag GTAAAGTGATCAGCTTTAACTGTAAGCTATGTGAATGCCGATTTAATGACCCTAACGCCAAAGAGATGCACATGAAAGGTCGCCGACACAGATTGCAGTACAAGAAGAAGGTTAATCCTGAGCTAGTTGTAGAGGTAAAACCATCATTACGTCAACGCAAACTACAAGAGGAGAAACTTCGGCGACAGCAG CCTGGTTCACACCAGCTGCGCGAGGAGATGTGGAGGCGGCGTGAGGAAGAGAGACtactggaagaagaggagagatggtactgggaggagaggaggagatatgaAGAGGAGTGTGAATACCTGGACTGGTGCCGCAGGTATCCCCGTGGCCCCCCTGGCCCACCACCAATGATGCCCCCTGGCATGCCCAGACCTCCCTTCATGCCTGGGATGCCTCCCATGATG CCAATGCGTAGACCTGACTCAAGTGATGACAGGCATGTGTTGGCCAAGCATGCAGATATATACCCCAAGGAAGAGGAACTAGGAGCTATTCAGAAGATAGTATCAAATACAGAAAAGGCTTTGAAAATGGTGTCTGATTACCTAGCAGAGGTTGATGCGCCAAAAGAGCAGCAGGTTAAgccaaagataaagaaagagaaggaaaaggaggaagaagctaaggaaggagaagacaagaaagatgG ggagaagaaagaggatggccCACCCCGTATGCTGAAGGGTGTAATGAGAGTAGGTATTCTGGCTAAAGGTCTGCTACTCCGGGGTGATACAAGTGTGCAGCTGGTAGTGCTCTGTGGAGACAAGCCTACACGGACTTTATTGGACAGAGTTGCCGATAACCTCCCAAAACAATTAGCG GTTGTGGCACCAGAAGACAAATATGACATCCAAAGAGTAGTTGAAGAAGCAGCTTTGGTTGTCCAGAACATTGGTGACCAGCGGATCTCGGTCAATGTGACGCTTACATCTCCAATTATGAGGGAACAGCTGCTACATGAAGGAG ACTCCCAGGTGACCGCCGCCAAGGATCCTCCAGATGTGCTCGACAAGCAGAAATGTCTGGACGCTCTTGCCGCCCTCAGACATGCCAAGTGGTTCCAG GCTAGAGCAAATGGTCTTCAGAGCTGTGTAATGGTGATCAGAATTCTGCGAGACTTGTGTCAGCGAGTGCCAACTTGGGGACCATTGAACAGTTGG CAGGCCATGGAACTAATGTGTGAGAAGGTAATTGCCTCTGCTGGGCAGCACTTGAGTCCTGGAGATGCTCTCCGAAGGGTTTTCGAGGCCCTGGCATCTGGTCTGCTCTTACCAGGCTCTCCTGGGCTCCTTGACCCCTGTGAGAAGGACCCTGTTGATGCAGCTTCATCTCTGTCAGCCCAGGAGAGGGAAGACATTACTGCTTCTGCACAG CATGCCTTAAGGTTGATTGCCTTCCGACAAATCCACAAGGTCCTAGGCATGGATCCTATTCCTCCACCCAAGTTCCAAAGAGGTGGACGCTTTACCCGGAAGAGACGAAGGGACAATTCCTCGGGCGAGGGTAATGACTCCGAGGGTGAGTTGGACG gtggagatgggaagaaggataagaaggaggatggagaagaatcCAAAATGGAAATGGATAAAGAGACAAAATAA
- the LOC125043785 gene encoding zinc finger RNA-binding protein-like isoform X5: MYWSGLSAAANAAAAYQTGQTGYPVGHTPTGTYTTQRAAGSTYDTGYQTAAAAAAATHSTAAGTYPSGAASTTYDYGYGRTTQTAAAAAAAAYDSTKTYYAQPSTATAYTAADTHYQNKAAYTNTSAYTTTSRQTTPVATPKTSYAGAYPGAAAAAATATYNTSAYAAQTTTTNKGDFYDLVVNSRCPGPRFVVAMTYVPDGHDLRTRGSYEAATLYMQQTTQPAAAAAAVKPAANTWQTFKKASTVQGKTQKPKAPPKPQQLHYCDVCKISCAGPQTYREHLEGQKHKKKEAAAKAGPTPSRHGASLRCELCDVTCTGADAYAAHIRGAKHQKVVKLHQKLGKPIPSTDPVVVGGTTKTSTTTAGSTVGAKTTTSGGTASTTGVLTTADGKKDDLKDDLLDLKEKDVEPVGQEYIEEIKNEEGKVISFNCKLCECRFNDPNAKEMHMKGRRHRLQYKKKVNPELVVEVKPSLRQRKLQEEKLRRQQPGSHQLREEMWRRREEERLLEEEERWYWEERRRYEEECEYLDWCRRYPRGPPGPPPMMPPGMPRPPFMPGMPPMMPMRRPDSSDDRHVLAKHADIYPKEEELGAIQKIVSNTEKALKMVSDYLAEVDAPKEQQVKPKIKKEKEKEEEAKEGEDKKDGEKKEDGPPRMLKGVMRVGILAKGLLLRGDTSVQLVVLCGDKPTRTLLDRVADNLPKQLAVVAPEDKYDIQRVVEEAALVVQNIGDQRISVNVTLTSPIMREQLLHEGDSQVTAAKDPPDVLDKQKCLDALAALRHAKWFQARANGLQSCVMVIRILRDLCQRVPTWGPLNSWQAMELMCEKVIASAGQHLSPGDALRRVFEALASGLLLPGSPGLLDPCEKDPVDAASSLSAQEREDITASAQHALRLIAFRQIHKVLGMDPIPPPKFQRGGRFTRKRRRDNSSGEGNDSEGELDGGDGKKDKKEDGEESKMEMDKETK, encoded by the exons ATGTACTGGAGTGGTCTCAG TGCTGCTGCCAATGCGGCAGCAGCTTATCAAACTGGACAGACCGGCTACCCAGTTGGTCACACTCCTACTGGTACATACACCACCCAGCGTGCAGCAGGGTCAACTTATGACACTGGGTATCAgactgcagcagcagcagcagcagcaacccaCTCGACAGCAGCGGGTACCTACCCAAGTGGTGCCGCCTCAACCACTTATGACTATGGTTATGGCCGAACCACTCAGACAGCAGCTGCTGCAGCAGCTGCGGCCTATGACTCTACCAAGACTTACTACGCACAACCATCAACTGCAACTGCTTATACTGCTGCTGACACACATTACCAAA ACAAAGCTGCCTATACAAATACCAGTGCGTATACAACTACTTCGCGGCAAACTACTCCTGTGGCTACCCCTAAGACAAGCTATGCTGGAGCATATCCTGGAGCTGCAGCAGCTGCTGCCACAGCCACCTACAACACCTCTGCATATGCAGCACAAACTACTACCACCAATAAAGGTGACTTTTATGATTTAGTAG TAAACAGCAGATGTCCTGGGCCTCGCTTCGTCGTCGCAATGACCTACGTACCGGATGGCCATGACCTACGTACCCGAGGGTCTTACGAAG CTGCCACACTATACATGCAGCAGACTACACAGCctgctgctgcagctgctgctGTTAAGCCAGCTGCCAACACTTGGCAAACTTTCAAGAAGGCCAGTACAGTTCAGGGCAAGACCCAGAAACCCAAGGCACCCCCAAAACCTCAGCAACTGCATTACTGTGATGTTTGTAAAATAAGTTGTGCTGGGCCTCAGACCTACAGGGAGCACTTAGAAGGTCAAAAGCACAAGAAAAAGGAAGCGGCAGCCAAGGCAGGGCCAACACCCTCACGCCACGGGGCATCCCTCCGCTGCGAACTTTGTGATGTCACTTGCACAGGGGCTGATGCCTATGCTGCTCATATTCGTGGTGCTAAGCATCAGAAG GTTGTGAAATTGCACCAGAAGTTGGGAAAACCAATTCCCTCAACTGATCCAGTTGTGGTTGGAGGTACCACAAAAACCTCAACCACCACAGCTGGCTCAACAGTAGGTGCTAAAACAACTACTAGCGGTGGCACTGCATCTACCACTGGTGTTCTCACAACTGCAGATGGGAAGAAGGATGATCTCAAGGATGATTTACTTGATCTGAAGGAGAAGGATGTAGAACCTGTTGGTCAGGAATATattgaagaaataaagaatgaggaag GTAAAGTGATCAGCTTTAACTGTAAGCTATGTGAATGCCGATTTAATGACCCTAACGCCAAAGAGATGCACATGAAAGGTCGCCGACACAGATTGCAGTACAAGAAGAAGGTTAATCCTGAGCTAGTTGTAGAGGTAAAACCATCATTACGTCAACGCAAACTACAAGAGGAGAAACTTCGGCGACAGCAG CCTGGTTCACACCAGCTGCGCGAGGAGATGTGGAGGCGGCGTGAGGAAGAGAGACtactggaagaagaggagagatggtactgggaggagaggaggagatatgaAGAGGAGTGTGAATACCTGGACTGGTGCCGCAGGTATCCCCGTGGCCCCCCTGGCCCACCACCAATGATGCCCCCTGGCATGCCCAGACCTCCCTTCATGCCTGGGATGCCTCCCATGATG CCAATGCGTAGACCTGACTCAAGTGATGACAGGCATGTGTTGGCCAAGCATGCAGATATATACCCCAAGGAAGAGGAACTAGGAGCTATTCAGAAGATAGTATCAAATACAGAAAAGGCTTTGAAAATGGTGTCTGATTACCTAGCAGAGGTTGATGCGCCAAAAGAGCAGCAGGTTAAgccaaagataaagaaagagaaggaaaaggaggaagaagctaaggaaggagaagacaagaaagatgG ggagaagaaagaggatggccCACCCCGTATGCTGAAGGGTGTAATGAGAGTAGGTATTCTGGCTAAAGGTCTGCTACTCCGGGGTGATACAAGTGTGCAGCTGGTAGTGCTCTGTGGAGACAAGCCTACACGGACTTTATTGGACAGAGTTGCCGATAACCTCCCAAAACAATTAGCG GTTGTGGCACCAGAAGACAAATATGACATCCAAAGAGTAGTTGAAGAAGCAGCTTTGGTTGTCCAGAACATTGGTGACCAGCGGATCTCGGTCAATGTGACGCTTACATCTCCAATTATGAGGGAACAGCTGCTACATGAAGGAG ACTCCCAGGTGACCGCCGCCAAGGATCCTCCAGATGTGCTCGACAAGCAGAAATGTCTGGACGCTCTTGCCGCCCTCAGACATGCCAAGTGGTTCCAG GCTAGAGCAAATGGTCTTCAGAGCTGTGTAATGGTGATCAGAATTCTGCGAGACTTGTGTCAGCGAGTGCCAACTTGGGGACCATTGAACAGTTGG CAGGCCATGGAACTAATGTGTGAGAAGGTAATTGCCTCTGCTGGGCAGCACTTGAGTCCTGGAGATGCTCTCCGAAGGGTTTTCGAGGCCCTGGCATCTGGTCTGCTCTTACCAGGCTCTCCTGGGCTCCTTGACCCCTGTGAGAAGGACCCTGTTGATGCAGCTTCATCTCTGTCAGCCCAGGAGAGGGAAGACATTACTGCTTCTGCACAG CATGCCTTAAGGTTGATTGCCTTCCGACAAATCCACAAGGTCCTAGGCATGGATCCTATTCCTCCACCCAAGTTCCAAAGAGGTGGACGCTTTACCCGGAAGAGACGAAGGGACAATTCCTCGGGCGAGGGTAATGACTCCGAGGGTGAGTTGGACG gtggagatgggaagaaggataagaaggaggatggagaagaatcCAAAATGGAAATGGATAAAGAGACAAAATAA
- the LOC125043785 gene encoding zinc finger RNA-binding protein-like isoform X6 — translation MYWSGLSAAANAAAAYQTGQTGYPVGHTPTGTYTTQRAAGSTYDTGYQTAAAAAAATHSTAAGTYPSGAASTTYDYGYGRTTQTAAAAAAAAYDSTKTYYAQPSTATAYTAADTHYQNVLSADKAAYTNTSAYTTTSRQTTPVATPKTSYAGAYPGAAAAAATATYNTSAYAAQTTTTNKGDFYDLVVNSRCPGPRFVVAMTYVPDGHDLRTRGSYEAATLYMQQTTQPAAAAAAVKPAANTWQTFKKASTVQGKTQKPKAPPKPQQLHYCDVCKISCAGPQTYREHLEGQKHKKKEAAAKAGPTPSRHGASLRCELCDVTCTGADAYAAHIRGAKHQKVVKLHQKLGKPIPSTDPVVVGGTTKTSTTTAGSTVGAKTTTSGGTASTTGVLTTADGKKDDLKDDLLDLKEKDVEPVGQEYIEEIKNEEGKVISFNCKLCECRFNDPNAKEMHMKGRRHRLQYKKKVNPELVVEVKPSLRQRKLQEEKLRRQQLREEMWRRREEERLLEEEERWYWEERRRYEEECEYLDWCRRYPRGPPGPPPMMPPGMPRPPFMPGMPPMMPMRRPDSSDDRHVLAKHADIYPKEEELGAIQKIVSNTEKALKMVSDYLAEVDAPKEQQVKPKIKKEKEKEEEAKEGEDKKDGEKKEDGPPRMLKGVMRVGILAKGLLLRGDTSVQLVVLCGDKPTRTLLDRVADNLPKQLAVVAPEDKYDIQRVVEEAALVVQNIGDQRISVNVTLTSPIMREQLLHEGDSQVTAAKDPPDVLDKQKCLDALAALRHAKWFQARANGLQSCVMVIRILRDLCQRVPTWGPLNSWAMELMCEKVIASAGQHLSPGDALRRVFEALASGLLLPGSPGLLDPCEKDPVDAASSLSAQEREDITASAQHALRLIAFRQIHKVLGMDPIPPPKFQRGGRFTRKRRRDNSSGEGNDSEGELDGGDGKKDKKEDGEESKMEMDKETK, via the exons ATGTACTGGAGTGGTCTCAG TGCTGCTGCCAATGCGGCAGCAGCTTATCAAACTGGACAGACCGGCTACCCAGTTGGTCACACTCCTACTGGTACATACACCACCCAGCGTGCAGCAGGGTCAACTTATGACACTGGGTATCAgactgcagcagcagcagcagcagcaacccaCTCGACAGCAGCGGGTACCTACCCAAGTGGTGCCGCCTCAACCACTTATGACTATGGTTATGGCCGAACCACTCAGACAGCAGCTGCTGCAGCAGCTGCGGCCTATGACTCTACCAAGACTTACTACGCACAACCATCAACTGCAACTGCTTATACTGCTGCTGACACACATTACCAAA ATGTTTTGTCTGCAGACAAAGCTGCCTATACAAATACCAGTGCGTATACAACTACTTCGCGGCAAACTACTCCTGTGGCTACCCCTAAGACAAGCTATGCTGGAGCATATCCTGGAGCTGCAGCAGCTGCTGCCACAGCCACCTACAACACCTCTGCATATGCAGCACAAACTACTACCACCAATAAAGGTGACTTTTATGATTTAGTAG TAAACAGCAGATGTCCTGGGCCTCGCTTCGTCGTCGCAATGACCTACGTACCGGATGGCCATGACCTACGTACCCGAGGGTCTTACGAAG CTGCCACACTATACATGCAGCAGACTACACAGCctgctgctgcagctgctgctGTTAAGCCAGCTGCCAACACTTGGCAAACTTTCAAGAAGGCCAGTACAGTTCAGGGCAAGACCCAGAAACCCAAGGCACCCCCAAAACCTCAGCAACTGCATTACTGTGATGTTTGTAAAATAAGTTGTGCTGGGCCTCAGACCTACAGGGAGCACTTAGAAGGTCAAAAGCACAAGAAAAAGGAAGCGGCAGCCAAGGCAGGGCCAACACCCTCACGCCACGGGGCATCCCTCCGCTGCGAACTTTGTGATGTCACTTGCACAGGGGCTGATGCCTATGCTGCTCATATTCGTGGTGCTAAGCATCAGAAG GTTGTGAAATTGCACCAGAAGTTGGGAAAACCAATTCCCTCAACTGATCCAGTTGTGGTTGGAGGTACCACAAAAACCTCAACCACCACAGCTGGCTCAACAGTAGGTGCTAAAACAACTACTAGCGGTGGCACTGCATCTACCACTGGTGTTCTCACAACTGCAGATGGGAAGAAGGATGATCTCAAGGATGATTTACTTGATCTGAAGGAGAAGGATGTAGAACCTGTTGGTCAGGAATATattgaagaaataaagaatgaggaag GTAAAGTGATCAGCTTTAACTGTAAGCTATGTGAATGCCGATTTAATGACCCTAACGCCAAAGAGATGCACATGAAAGGTCGCCGACACAGATTGCAGTACAAGAAGAAGGTTAATCCTGAGCTAGTTGTAGAGGTAAAACCATCATTACGTCAACGCAAACTACAAGAGGAGAAACTTCGGCGACAGCAG CTGCGCGAGGAGATGTGGAGGCGGCGTGAGGAAGAGAGACtactggaagaagaggagagatggtactgggaggagaggaggagatatgaAGAGGAGTGTGAATACCTGGACTGGTGCCGCAGGTATCCCCGTGGCCCCCCTGGCCCACCACCAATGATGCCCCCTGGCATGCCCAGACCTCCCTTCATGCCTGGGATGCCTCCCATGATG CCAATGCGTAGACCTGACTCAAGTGATGACAGGCATGTGTTGGCCAAGCATGCAGATATATACCCCAAGGAAGAGGAACTAGGAGCTATTCAGAAGATAGTATCAAATACAGAAAAGGCTTTGAAAATGGTGTCTGATTACCTAGCAGAGGTTGATGCGCCAAAAGAGCAGCAGGTTAAgccaaagataaagaaagagaaggaaaaggaggaagaagctaaggaaggagaagacaagaaagatgG ggagaagaaagaggatggccCACCCCGTATGCTGAAGGGTGTAATGAGAGTAGGTATTCTGGCTAAAGGTCTGCTACTCCGGGGTGATACAAGTGTGCAGCTGGTAGTGCTCTGTGGAGACAAGCCTACACGGACTTTATTGGACAGAGTTGCCGATAACCTCCCAAAACAATTAGCG GTTGTGGCACCAGAAGACAAATATGACATCCAAAGAGTAGTTGAAGAAGCAGCTTTGGTTGTCCAGAACATTGGTGACCAGCGGATCTCGGTCAATGTGACGCTTACATCTCCAATTATGAGGGAACAGCTGCTACATGAAGGAG ACTCCCAGGTGACCGCCGCCAAGGATCCTCCAGATGTGCTCGACAAGCAGAAATGTCTGGACGCTCTTGCCGCCCTCAGACATGCCAAGTGGTTCCAG GCTAGAGCAAATGGTCTTCAGAGCTGTGTAATGGTGATCAGAATTCTGCGAGACTTGTGTCAGCGAGTGCCAACTTGGGGACCATTGAACAGTTGG GCCATGGAACTAATGTGTGAGAAGGTAATTGCCTCTGCTGGGCAGCACTTGAGTCCTGGAGATGCTCTCCGAAGGGTTTTCGAGGCCCTGGCATCTGGTCTGCTCTTACCAGGCTCTCCTGGGCTCCTTGACCCCTGTGAGAAGGACCCTGTTGATGCAGCTTCATCTCTGTCAGCCCAGGAGAGGGAAGACATTACTGCTTCTGCACAG CATGCCTTAAGGTTGATTGCCTTCCGACAAATCCACAAGGTCCTAGGCATGGATCCTATTCCTCCACCCAAGTTCCAAAGAGGTGGACGCTTTACCCGGAAGAGACGAAGGGACAATTCCTCGGGCGAGGGTAATGACTCCGAGGGTGAGTTGGACG gtggagatgggaagaaggataagaaggaggatggagaagaatcCAAAATGGAAATGGATAAAGAGACAAAATAA